The segment cctgctgtgtaagtaCCTTTGTAcgttacctgctgtgtaagtgccGTTGTAcgttacctgctgtgtaagtaCCTTTGTACGTTACCTGCTGTGTAAATACCTTTGTAcgttacctgctgtgtaagtaCCTTTGTAcgttacctgctgtgtaagtaCCTTTGTAcgttacctgctgtgtaagtaCCTTTGTAcgttacctgctgtgtaagtaCCGTTGTAcgttacctgctgtgtaagtaCCTTTGTACGTTACCTGCTGTGTAAATACCTTTGTAcgttacctgctgtgtaagtgccGTTGTAcgttacctgctgtgtaagtgccGTTGTAcgttacctgctgtgtaagtgccGTTGTAcgttacctgctgtgtaagtgccGTTGTAcgttacctgctgtgtaagtgccGTTGTAcgttacctgctgtgtaagtgccGTTGTAcgttacctgctgtgtaagtgccGTTGTAcgttacctgctgtgtaagtgccGTTGTAcgttacctgctgtgtaagtgccGTTGTAcgttacctgctgtgtaagtaCCGTTGTAcgttacctgctgtgtaagtgccGTTGTAcgttacctgctgtgtaagtaCCGTTGTAcgttacctgctgtgtaagtgccGTTGTAcgttacctgctgtgtaagtgccGTTGTAcgttacctgctgtgtaagtgccGTTGTAcgttacctgctgtgtaagtgccGTTGTAcgttacctgctgtgtaagtaCCGTTGTAcgttacctgctgtgtaagtgccGTTGTAcgttacctgctgtgtaagtaCCGTTGTAcgttacctgctgtgtaagtgccGTTGTAcgttacctgctgtgtaagtgccGTTGTAcgttacctgctgtgtaagtaCCTTTGTAcgttacctgctgtgtaagtgccGTTGTAcgttacctgctgtgtaagtaCCTTTGTAcgttacctgctgtgtaagtaCCCATTAAGACCATTTAACTTAAGTCAAACATCTGGGGAGAGAACTAATGGTACCATTTAGTACCAAGAATGGTATCCCCGTTTACTGCAGTTACTACTGGAACTGTTCTTTGTACGTGTTCAGGTACAGTCTCATTTTCTTGGTGGGTGTGAGCGCTGTAGTCCAAGGCTACGGTGTTCAAAAGGTGCCAGtggaccaacagcagcagcagcagaagaaatcTGTACTCACCTTTCCTGAGGAACCTTGGCAAGAAGAAACAAAGGTGAGCTTACAGAGTCAtcttggtgttgttgaggtgtgaGTCGGTGTTGTGGGAATACCAGTGAAGGGTGTTAGTTCATGTTGATCCTAGATGATCCTGGATGATCCTAGATGATCCTGGATGATCCTAGATGATCCTGGATGATCCTAGATGATCCTGGATGATCCTAGATGATCCTGGATGATCCTAGATGATCCTGGATGATCCTAGATGATCCAAGTATTATCTAGTCAACATGTGCTTGGTCAGAATCTACtcctattattactgctactactattactactcctgttattactgctactactattactactcctgttattactgctactactattactactcctgttattactgctactactattactactcctgttattactgctactactattactactactattattactgctactactattactactactattattactgctactactattactactactattattactgctactactattactactactattattactgctactactattactactactactactgctgctaccactatcattgctattactactactattattactgctactactattactactactactactgctgctaccactatcattgctattactactactattattactgctactactattactactactactactgctgctaccactatcattgctattactactactattattactgctaccattactattgctattactactattgccactgttattgctactattgctattactactactactgctactattactactactattattactatcactgctgctactactattactgatactactactactaccagggtagggagtgttagccacccaggataacccagggtagggagtgttaatcacccaggataacccagggaaaagagtgttaaccacccaggataacccaaggtagagagtgttaaccacccaggataacccagggtagggagtgttagccacccaggataacccagggtagggagtgttaaccacccaggataacccagggtagagagtgttaaccacccaggataacccagggtagggagtgttaagcacccaggataacccagggtagggagtgttaaccacccaggataacccagggtagggagtgttaaccacccaggataacccagggtagggagtgttaaccacccaggataacccagggtagggagtgttagccacccaggataacccagggtagggagtgttaaccacccaggataaccaagggtagggagtgttaaccacccaggataacccagggtagggagagttagccacccaggataacccagtttagggagtgttaaccacccaggataacccagggtaatgagtgttaaccacccaggataacccagggtagggagtgttagccacccaggattacccagggtagggagtgttaacaacccaggataacccagggtagggagtgttaaccacccaggataacccagggtagagagtgttagccacccaggataacccagggtagggagtgttaaccacccaggataacccagggtagggagtgttagccacccaggataacccagggtagggagtgttaaccacccagtataacccagggtagggtgtgttagccaaccaggataacccagggtagggagtgttaaccacccaggataacccagggtagggagtgttaaccacccaggataacccaaggtagggagtgttaaccacccaggataacccagggtaaggagtgttagccacccaggataacccagggtagggagtgttaaccacccaggataacccagggtagggagtgttaaccacccaggataacccaaggtagggagtgttagccacccaggataacccagggtagggagtgttaaccacccaggataacccagggtagggagtgttagccacccaggataacccagggtagggagtgtttaccacccaggataacccagggtagggagtgttaaccacccaggataacccagggtagggagtgttagccacccaggataacccagggtagtgagtgttagccacccaggataacccagggtggggagtgttaaccacccaggataacccagagtagggagtgttagccacccaggataacccagggtagggagtgttaaccacccaggataacccagggcagggagtgttagccacccaggataacccagggtagggagtgttaaccacccaggataacccagggtagggagtgttaaccacccaggataacccagggtagggagtgttagccacccaggataacccagggtagtgagtgttagccacccaggataacccagggtggggagtgttaaccacccaggataacccagggtagggagtgttagccacccaggataacccagggtagggagtgttaaccacccaggataacccaggataggtagtgttaaccacccaggataatccagggtagggagtgttaaccacccagcataacccagggtagggagtgttaaccacccaagataacccagggtagggagtgttagccacccaggataacccagggtagggagagttagccatccaggataacccagggtagggagagttagccactcaggataacccagggtagggagagttagccacccaggataacccagggtagggacagttagccacccaggatagcccagggtagggagtgttagccacccaggataacccagggtagggagtgttagccacccagcataacccagggtagggagagttagccacccaggataacccagggtagggagagttagccacccaggataacccagggtagggagtattagcttcccaggataacccagggtagggagagttagccacccaggataacccagggtagggagtgttagctacccagggtagggagagttagctacccaggataacccagggtagggagtgttagctacccaggataacccagggaagggagtGTTATTCACCCAGGATGACCTAGGGTAGGGAGtattagctacccaggataacccagggtagggagagtttgccacataggataacccagggtagggagtattagctacccaggataacccagggtagggagagttagccacccaggataacccagggaagagagagtaagccactcaggataacccagggtagggagtgttagctacccaagataacccagggaagggagagttagtcacccaggataaccccgggtagggagtgttagccacccaggataacccagggtagagagtgttagccacccaggataacccagggtagggagtgttagctacccaggataacccagggtagggagagttatccacccaggataacccagagtagggagtattagctacccaggataacccagggtagggagagttagccacccaggataacccagggtagggagtattAGCCACCcaggtaacccagggtagggagtattagctagccaggataacccagggtagggagagttagccacccctgataacccaggatagggacagttagccacccaggataaccaaggctTGGGagtattagccacccaggataacccagggtagggagagttagccacccaggataacccagggtagggagagttagccacccaggataacccagggtagggagtattagctacccaggataacccagggtagggagtgttagccacccaggataacccagggtagggagtgttagcaacccaggataacccagggtagggagagttagccacccagggtagggagagttagccacccaggataacccagggtaaggagtatTAGCCACCCGGGATAAGCCAAGTCAGTCAGTGCGTTATCCAGgactctgtcttatttccattgtggtcctcaatcttgtcccccaggatgccacccacaccagtccaccaacacccaggatgccacccacaccagtccaccaacacccaggatgccacccacaccagtcaactaacacccaggatgccacccacaccaggccactaacaagcaggatgccaccaacaccagtccactaacacccaggatgccacccacaccagtccactaacacccaggatgccacccacaccagtccaccaacacccaggatgccacccacaccagtccactaacacccaggatgccacccacaccagtccaccaacacccaggatgccacccacaccagtccactaacacccaggatgccacccacaccagtccaccaacacccaggatgccacccacaccagtccaccaacacccaggatgccacccacaccagtccactaacacccaggatgccacccacaccagtccactaacacccaggatgccacccacaccagtccactaacacccagggtgccacccacaccagtccaccagcacccaggatgccacccaaaccagtccaccagcacccaggatgccacccacaccagtccactaacacccaggatgccacccacacaagtccactaacacccaggatgccactcacaccagtccattaacacccaggatgccacccacaccagtccactaacacccaggatgccacccacaccagtccactaacacctaggatgccacccacaccagtccactaacacccaggatgccacccacaccagtccattaacacccaggatgccacccacaccagtccactaacacccaggatgccacccacaccagtccactaacactcaggatgccacccacaccagtccactaacacccaggatgctacacacaccagtccactaacacctaggatggcacccacaccagtccactaacacccaggatgctatccacaccagtccactaacacccaggatgccacccacaccagtccaataacacccaggatgccattcacactagtccactaacacccaggatgcctcccacaccagtccactaacacccaggatgccacccacagcagggtatagaaacacgcccaatgtatACACCcggctggggatcgaaccacggacactcggtGTGTGAAACGAGAACGTcgtctaccaggccacgggccacccatAGCCGACGTTTCAGTCGGTCAGTGGAGAAGAAAACTTAATTAGGGCATCGTTTCGCTCAGTGTGTTGGTGAATCAGTCTTGTGGTACACAGAGCGTAACGTTGTAGCAGTAAGAGACTTCTCTGTCGCTTCGTCACGACATTTAGATCGTGATATGAGAATTGTTCATGATGGAGCGAAACGTCGTGAAGCTTCGTTTTGCATTTGTGTGTCTTGAACTGTTCCAGACATTTGTACcatagttatgaattgttccagataTTTGTACCTTAGCTATGAACTCTTCCAGACATTTGTACCATAGTTATGAACTGTTCCAGACATTTGTACCATAGTTATGAACTGTTCCAGACATTTGTACCTTAGTTCTGAACTGTTCCAGACATTTGTACCATAATTATGAACTGTTCCAGACATTTGTACCATAGTTATGAACTGTTCCAGACATTTGTACCATAGTTATGAACTGTTCCAGACATTTGTACCATAGTTATGAACTGTTCCAGACATTTGTACCATAGTTATGAACTGTTCCAGACATTTGTACCATAGTTATGAACTGTTCCAGACATTTGTACCATAGTTATGAAGTGTTCCACACATTTGTACCATAGTTATGAACTGTTCCAGACATTTGTACCATAGTTATGAACTGTTCCAGACATTTGTACCATAGTTATGAACTGTTCCAGACATTTGTACCTTCGTTATGAACTGTTCCAGACACGTTCTTTGTTCATTGTGTTCCTCTTGCTATTCCATTTACATTTTTTGTTCATATTTGTTCCTGGTACAGGTTTGTCCCACGAATATCATTGAGAGTGTGGTGACCGAACTGGTCCCGTCCTACGTCACAACCACCCAGGAACACTACGTCACCGTCACCAGCACAGACCTACACACCCAGACCGTCATCACCACGCTGGTCCAGGTCTCCTCCGTCACACAGACCGAATACAAGACCAACTACGAGACCGAGTACAAGACCCAGACCGAGTACAAGACCCAGACCGAGTACGAGACCAACATCGTCTACTCTACTCAGACCGACTACAAGACAGTGTCTACCACCATAGTAGAGCCTTCATACGTCACCCAGACCGAATACAAGACCGAAACTGAACGTATAACTGACGTAGTCTACTCTACCCAGACCAAGGTAATTATTTCCTATAATTATTTCAATATAATTATCGTTATTAGTAGTAACagaattatactattattattaccgtTAATATAATTATTTAACTAAAATTACTTTACTgtcttattaattattattaattattattaattattaattattaattattaattattaattattaatgattattaattattattcttAATTAAACTATAGAAACAAGATGAGTTACATAGCACCAGAATAACTTAACCAGCTTAAATAACTTAACCAGCTTAAATAACTTAACCAGCTTAAATAACTTAACCAGCTTAAATAACTTAACCAGCTTAAATAACTTAACCAGCTTAAATAACTTAACCAGCTTAAATAACTTAACCAGCTTAAATAACTTAACCAGCTTAAATAACTTAACCAGCTTAAATAACTTAACCAGCTTAAATAACTTAACCAGTTTAAATAACTTAACCAGCTTAAATAACTTAACCAGCTTAAATTACTTAACCAGCTTAAATAACTTAACCAGCTTAAATAACTTAACCAGCTTAAATAACTTAACCAGCTTAAATAACTTAACAAGCTTAAATAACTTAACCAGCTTAAATAACTTAACCAGCTTAAATAACTTAACCAGCTTAAATAACTTAACCAGCTTAAATAACTTAACCAGCTTAAATAACTTAACCAGTTTAAATAACTTAACCAGCTTAAATAACTTAACCAGCTTAAATAACTTAACCAGCTTAAATAACTTAACCAGCTTAAATAACTTAACCAGCTTAAATAACTTAACCAGCTTAAATAACTTAACCAGCTTAAATAACTTAACCAGCTTAAATAACTTAACCAGCTTAAAGGTAATTGTTGCAGCTGTTGGATCACGTCTTGTCAGGCATTGAAATTCCCAGCTGCCACTCTACACTCGtttatcttaataataataataataataataataataataataataataataataataataataataataataataataataataataataatctttattgccacaggtacatgatacaacttatacagaccatagctcacacctgTGACATACTGTAactccctggttatgtagagtatttcccacaacttaggttaattttgtctccaggatgccacccacaccagtctactaacacccaggtacctacttactgctaggtgaacagtggcagcaggtgtcttaaagaaacacgtcccaatatttccatccgtaccggggatcgaaccacagatacTCACTGTATGAGCCGAGTGCCCAACAATTTCACAATATTGTGATTTAAACAAACTGCGTATGTAActtagacacttttgcaacattcaacattcccaagtgttgcacaagtgtaagTGATCAACATACGGGTTTCAAAACCTTTAATACAAGACCTGGAGTTGTGACAGTGTAACAGTATCTCTCACTGTGATAGTCTCTAGTGATGTGTCAGATATCCGCATCCGTCGAACATCCGCACagtttcttacatccgcatccgtCGAACATCCGCACagtttcttacatccgcatccgtCGAACATCCGCACagtttcttacatccgcatccgtcgaacatccgcacaatttcttacatccgcatccgtcgaacatccgcacaatttcttacatccgcatccgtcgaacatccgcacaatttcttacatccgcatccgtcgaacatccgcacaatttcttacatccgcatccgtcgaacatccgcacaatttcttacatccgcatccgtcgaacatccgcacaatttcttacatccgcatccgtcgaacatccgcacaatttcttacatccgcatccgtcgaacatccgcacaatttcttacatccgcatccgtcgaacatccgcacaatttcttacatccgcatccgtcgaacatccgcacaatttcttacatccgcatccgtcgaacatccgcacaatttcttacatccgcatccgtcgaacatccgcacaatttcttacatccgcatccgtCGAACATCCGTACAATACAACATCCTTATACACATccacggatatctaaatttttaCATTCTATACATCTCTAATAGTCTCCCAGTTGTGAGCAATAAATTCCTAAtaaaaccagggaacgggtggggtttgaacccatggcaagtgagtcttaaatctcacaggccagtgcgttaaccactggaccagctggctaaaataagattcattcaactaggtatatttctatacatcattggaaggttagcatgggccaccactggtGTGGGATTTctctgtaaaaacttgtatttgtggtcacagtggtggcccatgctaacctccctatgatgtatagaactgtacctagttggatgaatcttagaaGCAGCTGGCCCAGTGAATTTTGAAGCTCActgccatgagttcaaaccccacccattccctgatttgtttgcaactgttattacgatttcgtagtAGTTTagcgagttgttccagccacttttCTAGGTTAgtagtaaattgttccagccacattaAACAGTGAATCGTTCCATAATATACATGGTACAAGGCTCGTGTGTACCTCTTGCACAACATTGTGAATGTGATAGATTGTTAAAATGGCAAATTGTGAATAACAGAGCTAAAAACTAATTCTATCCTTCCACCAAAAAACACAAACAATCAAACCAAACAGAAGAGGATTTCTCTCATTATCTCAGATACtaaaacacacaagcacatcaaGTTTGAAGTTGACCAGAATTTGCGTTACTTCCGCACCTGGgccaccaataacaacaatatttGTGTACATATAAACTACAGTACACTGACTGTATTAAATTACAGGTGCTGACGTCATCACTGTACGTCACTAACGTAGAGAGCGTGACGTCGACAGTGACGAAGCCTGTCCCTCACTACGTCACCGTCACCAAGGATTGTTACTCACCCGTCAAAGGAGGTGAGACTAGCGGGTGACGGGTGTTCAGGTGACAGGATCATGGGTGTTCAGGTGACAGGATCATGGGTGTTCAGGTGACAGGATCATGGGTGGTCAGGTGACAAGATCATGAGTGTTCAGGTGACAGGGTCATGGGTGTTCAGGTGACAGGATCATGGGTGTTCAGGTGACAGGATCATGGGTGTTCAGGTGACAGGATCATGGGTGTTCAGGTGACAGGATCATGGGTGTTCAGGTGACAGGATCATGGGTGTTCAGGTGACAGGATCATGGGTGTTCAGGTGACAGGATCATGGGTGGTCAGGTGACAAGATCATGAGTGTTCAGGTGACAGGGTCATGGGTGGTCAGGTGACAGGATCATGGGTGTTCAGGTGACAGGATCATGGGTGTTCAGGTGACAGGATCATGGGTGTTCAGGTGACAGGATCATGGGTGTTCAGGTGACAGGATCATGGGTGTTCAGGTGACAGGATCATGGGTGTTCAGGTGACAGGATCATGGGTGTTCAGGTGACAGGATCATGGGTGTTCAGGTGACAGGATCATGGGTGGTCAGGTGACAGGATCATGGGTGTTCAGGTGACAGGATCATGGGTGTTCAGGTGACAGGATCATGGGTGGTCAGGTGACAGGATCATGGGTGGTCAGGTGACAGGATCATGGGTGTTCAAGTGACAGGATCATGGGTGGTCAGGTGACAAGATCATGGGTGTTCAGGTGACAGGATCATGGGTGTTCAGATACTGTACATGTCAGACCATCAACAAACGGAGTATCGAGCCTGCAGCAGCACTCCT is part of the Cherax quadricarinatus isolate ZL_2023a unplaced genomic scaffold, ASM3850222v1 Contig1564, whole genome shotgun sequence genome and harbors:
- the LOC128699924 gene encoding uncharacterized protein isoform X1, producing MVPFSTKNGIPVYCSYYWNCSLYVFRYSLIFLVGVSAVVQGYGVQKVPVDQQQQQQKKSVLTFPEEPWQEETKVCPTNIIESVVTELVPSYVTTTQEHYVTVTSTDLHTQTVITTLVQVSSVTQTEYKTNYETEYKTQTEYKTQTEYETNIVYSTQTDYKTVSTTIVEPSYVTQTEYKTETERITDVVYSTQTKVLTSSLYVTNVESVTSTVTKPVPHYVTVTKDCYSPVKGGY
- the LOC128699924 gene encoding uncharacterized protein isoform X2, with amino-acid sequence MIKYSLIFLVGVSAVVQGYGVQKVPVDQQQQQQKKSVLTFPEEPWQEETKVCPTNIIESVVTELVPSYVTTTQEHYVTVTSTDLHTQTVITTLVQVSSVTQTEYKTNYETEYKTQTEYKTQTEYETNIVYSTQTDYKTVSTTIVEPSYVTQTEYKTETERITDVVYSTQTKVLTSSLYVTNVESVTSTVTKPVPHYVTVTKDCYSPVKGGY